One region of Monomorium pharaonis isolate MP-MQ-018 chromosome 11, ASM1337386v2, whole genome shotgun sequence genomic DNA includes:
- the LOC105839979 gene encoding septin-2 isoform X1 yields the protein MSGDRDYIGFATLPEQVHRKSVKRGFEFTLMVLGETGLGKSTLINSLFLGDLYKDRRIPDAAERVAKTTSIEKKTMDIEERGVRLRLTIVDTPGFGDAVNCEDTWKACSAYIDEQFRQYFTDESGLNRKNIQDNRVHCCLYFIPPYGHGLRQIDLEVLRRLHRKVNVVPVIAKADTLTTHEVKKLKERILADIEEHEIQIYQFPDCDSDEDEEFKQQDKELKACIPFAVVGSSTVLEVAGRKVRGRQYPWGVVEVENPKHSDFVKLRTMLISTHMQDLKDVTQDVHYENFRAQCISQISQQAIRERRYLRIKLKRDSGPHFENSISDTDRLLLQKDEEIRRMQDILAQMQEKLKASGQVGGGGGGVGLRGRVGSLGNDLDSADVEKKRNSIIDV from the exons ATGTCCGGTG ACAGGGATTATATCGGCTTCGCGACGCTGCCGGAGCAAGTGCACCGGAAATCGGTGAAGAGGGGCTTCGAGTTCACCCTGATGGTATTGGGTGAGACCGGTCTCGGCAAGTCGACGCTCATAAACAGCCTCTTCCTCGGGGACCTGTACAAAGACCGGCGAATCCCGGATGCGGCCG AGCGGGTGGCTAAAACCACCTCTATCGAGAAAAAGACAATGGATATAGAGGAGCGTGGCGTTCGGCTCCGCCTAACGATCGTAGATACGCCAG GATTTGGCGATGCGGTAAATTGCGAGGATACGTGGAAAGCATGCTCGGCTTACATCGATGAGCAATTCCGTCAATATTTTACGGACGAAAGCGGATTAAAtaggaaaaatattcaagataaCAGGGTACACTGTTGTCTGTACTTTATACCACCATACGGCCATGG CCTTAGGCAGATAGATCTCGAGGTATTAAGGCGTTTACATCGGAAAGTTAACGTCGTCCCCGTGATAGCGAAAGCGGATACTTTAACCACTCACGAGGTGAAGAAGCTGAAGGAGCGCATTTTGGCAGACATCGAGGAACACGAGATTCAG ATATACCAGTTCCCGGATTGCGACAGTGACGAGGACGAGGAGTTCAAGCAGCAGGATAAGGAGCTGAAGGCCTGCATACCGTTCGCGGTCGTTGGAAGTTCGACGGTGCTGGAAGTCGCCGGGAGAAAGGTTCGCGGCCGGCAATACCCATGGGGCGTAGTGGAAG TCGAGAATCCGAAGCACAGCGACTTCGTCAAACTAAGGACGATGCTAATATCGACGCACATGCAGGATCTAAAAGACGTCACGCAGGACGTCCACTACGAGAATTTTCGGGCCCAATGTATTTCTCAAATTTCGCAGCAGGCAATCCGGGAACGGAGGTATTTAcgcat CAAACTGAAGAGAGATTCTGGACCGCACTTCGAGAACAGTATATCCGACACGGACCGACTTCTTTTGCAGAAAGATGAGGAG ATACGAAGGATGCAAGATATTCTGGCGCAGATGCAAGAGAAGCTGAAAGCGAGCGGTCaggtcggcggcggcggcggtggtgtcGGATTGCGAGGCCGGGTTGGTAGCCTCGGCAACGATCTCGATTCCGCAGACGTCGAAAAGAAACGCAACAGTATTATAGACGTTTGA
- the LOC105839979 gene encoding septin-2 isoform X2 — MSGDRDYIGFATLPEQVHRKSVKRGFEFTLMVLGETGLGKSTLINSLFLGDLYKDRRIPDAAERVAKTTSIEKKTMDIEERGVRLRLTIVDTPGFGDAVNCEDTWKACSAYIDEQFRQYFTDESGLNRKNIQDNRVHCCLYFIPPYGHGLRQIDLEVLRRLHRKVNVVPVIAKADTLTTHEVKKLKERILADIEEHEIQIYQFPDCDSDEDEEFKQQDKELKACIPFAVVGSSTVLEVAGRKVRGRQYPWGVVEVENPKHSDFVKLRTMLISTHMQDLKDVTQDVHYENFRAQCISQISQQAIRERSKLKRDSGPHFENSISDTDRLLLQKDEEIRRMQDILAQMQEKLKASGQVGGGGGGVGLRGRVGSLGNDLDSADVEKKRNSIIDV; from the exons ATGTCCGGTG ACAGGGATTATATCGGCTTCGCGACGCTGCCGGAGCAAGTGCACCGGAAATCGGTGAAGAGGGGCTTCGAGTTCACCCTGATGGTATTGGGTGAGACCGGTCTCGGCAAGTCGACGCTCATAAACAGCCTCTTCCTCGGGGACCTGTACAAAGACCGGCGAATCCCGGATGCGGCCG AGCGGGTGGCTAAAACCACCTCTATCGAGAAAAAGACAATGGATATAGAGGAGCGTGGCGTTCGGCTCCGCCTAACGATCGTAGATACGCCAG GATTTGGCGATGCGGTAAATTGCGAGGATACGTGGAAAGCATGCTCGGCTTACATCGATGAGCAATTCCGTCAATATTTTACGGACGAAAGCGGATTAAAtaggaaaaatattcaagataaCAGGGTACACTGTTGTCTGTACTTTATACCACCATACGGCCATGG CCTTAGGCAGATAGATCTCGAGGTATTAAGGCGTTTACATCGGAAAGTTAACGTCGTCCCCGTGATAGCGAAAGCGGATACTTTAACCACTCACGAGGTGAAGAAGCTGAAGGAGCGCATTTTGGCAGACATCGAGGAACACGAGATTCAG ATATACCAGTTCCCGGATTGCGACAGTGACGAGGACGAGGAGTTCAAGCAGCAGGATAAGGAGCTGAAGGCCTGCATACCGTTCGCGGTCGTTGGAAGTTCGACGGTGCTGGAAGTCGCCGGGAGAAAGGTTCGCGGCCGGCAATACCCATGGGGCGTAGTGGAAG TCGAGAATCCGAAGCACAGCGACTTCGTCAAACTAAGGACGATGCTAATATCGACGCACATGCAGGATCTAAAAGACGTCACGCAGGACGTCCACTACGAGAATTTTCGGGCCCAATGTATTTCTCAAATTTCGCAGCAGGCAATCCGGGAACGGAG CAAACTGAAGAGAGATTCTGGACCGCACTTCGAGAACAGTATATCCGACACGGACCGACTTCTTTTGCAGAAAGATGAGGAG ATACGAAGGATGCAAGATATTCTGGCGCAGATGCAAGAGAAGCTGAAAGCGAGCGGTCaggtcggcggcggcggcggtggtgtcGGATTGCGAGGCCGGGTTGGTAGCCTCGGCAACGATCTCGATTCCGCAGACGTCGAAAAGAAACGCAACAGTATTATAGACGTTTGA
- the LOC105839979 gene encoding septin-4 isoform X3 — MVLGETGLGKSTLINSLFLGDLYKDRRIPDAAERVAKTTSIEKKTMDIEERGVRLRLTIVDTPGFGDAVNCEDTWKACSAYIDEQFRQYFTDESGLNRKNIQDNRVHCCLYFIPPYGHGLRQIDLEVLRRLHRKVNVVPVIAKADTLTTHEVKKLKERILADIEEHEIQIYQFPDCDSDEDEEFKQQDKELKACIPFAVVGSSTVLEVAGRKVRGRQYPWGVVEVENPKHSDFVKLRTMLISTHMQDLKDVTQDVHYENFRAQCISQISQQAIRERRYLRIKLKRDSGPHFENSISDTDRLLLQKDEEIRRMQDILAQMQEKLKASGQVGGGGGGVGLRGRVGSLGNDLDSADVEKKRNSIIDV; from the exons ATGGTATTGGGTGAGACCGGTCTCGGCAAGTCGACGCTCATAAACAGCCTCTTCCTCGGGGACCTGTACAAAGACCGGCGAATCCCGGATGCGGCCG AGCGGGTGGCTAAAACCACCTCTATCGAGAAAAAGACAATGGATATAGAGGAGCGTGGCGTTCGGCTCCGCCTAACGATCGTAGATACGCCAG GATTTGGCGATGCGGTAAATTGCGAGGATACGTGGAAAGCATGCTCGGCTTACATCGATGAGCAATTCCGTCAATATTTTACGGACGAAAGCGGATTAAAtaggaaaaatattcaagataaCAGGGTACACTGTTGTCTGTACTTTATACCACCATACGGCCATGG CCTTAGGCAGATAGATCTCGAGGTATTAAGGCGTTTACATCGGAAAGTTAACGTCGTCCCCGTGATAGCGAAAGCGGATACTTTAACCACTCACGAGGTGAAGAAGCTGAAGGAGCGCATTTTGGCAGACATCGAGGAACACGAGATTCAG ATATACCAGTTCCCGGATTGCGACAGTGACGAGGACGAGGAGTTCAAGCAGCAGGATAAGGAGCTGAAGGCCTGCATACCGTTCGCGGTCGTTGGAAGTTCGACGGTGCTGGAAGTCGCCGGGAGAAAGGTTCGCGGCCGGCAATACCCATGGGGCGTAGTGGAAG TCGAGAATCCGAAGCACAGCGACTTCGTCAAACTAAGGACGATGCTAATATCGACGCACATGCAGGATCTAAAAGACGTCACGCAGGACGTCCACTACGAGAATTTTCGGGCCCAATGTATTTCTCAAATTTCGCAGCAGGCAATCCGGGAACGGAGGTATTTAcgcat CAAACTGAAGAGAGATTCTGGACCGCACTTCGAGAACAGTATATCCGACACGGACCGACTTCTTTTGCAGAAAGATGAGGAG ATACGAAGGATGCAAGATATTCTGGCGCAGATGCAAGAGAAGCTGAAAGCGAGCGGTCaggtcggcggcggcggcggtggtgtcGGATTGCGAGGCCGGGTTGGTAGCCTCGGCAACGATCTCGATTCCGCAGACGTCGAAAAGAAACGCAACAGTATTATAGACGTTTGA